A stretch of Argonema galeatum A003/A1 DNA encodes these proteins:
- a CDS encoding nucleic acid-binding protein: MLQRGEAVILPEIADYEIRRELIRAGKLAGIRKLDRFKIALTYRPLTTEVMLLAAQLWADARRTGKPTAEPNALDGDVILAAQAIWEANDGNEVIIATTNVGHLSQFVDAREWRLIQ, encoded by the coding sequence TTGCTACAAAGAGGCGAGGCAGTAATCTTACCTGAAATTGCTGACTATGAGATACGGCGCGAATTAATCCGGGCAGGTAAATTAGCAGGTATTAGAAAACTCGATCGGTTTAAAATTGCGCTTACATACCGTCCACTGACTACAGAAGTAATGCTTCTAGCGGCGCAATTGTGGGCAGATGCAAGGCGGACAGGAAAGCCAACGGCAGAACCTAATGCACTTGATGGAGATGTAATTTTAGCGGCTCAGGCAATATGGGAAGCAAATGATGGAAATGAGGTTATAATTGCCACAACAAATGTGGGTCATTTGTCTCAATTTGTTGATGCTCGTGAATGGCGTTTAATTCAGTAA
- a CDS encoding ABC transporter permease has product MRRYLRVLGLFWSTAIAAEMEYRVNFVLAALSSVGNFIGSLFSLFLFYRTGYTFQGWSWEEALVVLGIFTLLQGFSSTFLVPNLNRIVRQVQEGTLDFVLLKPISSQFWLSTRSVSPWGIPDLLFGFVMIGYAGIRLDIGIRDYFVSAIPLLFGIVSLYSLWFMLGATSIWFVKIYNVTEVLRGLLEAGRFPIVAYPTAYRFFFTFVIPVAFLTTVPAEAMLGRGEVSWVLGAGVLALGLLFASVGFWRFALRFYTSASS; this is encoded by the coding sequence ATGAGACGATACTTGCGGGTGTTAGGGTTGTTTTGGAGTACGGCTATCGCAGCTGAGATGGAGTACCGAGTTAACTTCGTTTTAGCTGCATTAAGCAGTGTAGGAAATTTTATAGGTAGCTTGTTCAGTCTCTTTCTTTTCTATCGCACTGGCTACACTTTTCAGGGATGGAGTTGGGAAGAAGCTTTGGTGGTACTGGGAATATTTACTTTATTACAAGGCTTTTCCAGTACTTTCTTAGTTCCTAATCTAAACCGCATTGTTCGGCAAGTTCAAGAGGGTACGCTGGACTTTGTGCTGCTTAAACCTATCAGCAGTCAGTTTTGGCTTTCGACTCGGAGTGTTTCACCTTGGGGAATTCCAGATTTACTGTTCGGTTTCGTGATGATTGGCTACGCGGGTATACGTCTCGATATCGGTATAAGGGACTACTTCGTGAGTGCTATTCCGCTTCTCTTTGGTATTGTAAGTCTCTACAGTCTGTGGTTTATGCTGGGAGCAACTAGCATCTGGTTTGTCAAAATATACAATGTTACTGAGGTACTCAGAGGTCTGCTGGAGGCGGGACGATTTCCGATAGTGGCTTATCCTACGGCTTATCGTTTCTTCTTTACTTTCGTTATACCTGTAGCATTTTTGACTACTGTGCCAGCGGAGGCGATGCTGGGGCGGGGTGAAGTTAGCTGGGTGTTAGGTGCGGGTGTGTTGGCATTGGGGCTGTTGTTTGCTTCCGTGGGATTTTGGCGGTTTGCATTGCGTTTTTATACCAGTGCATCGAGTTAG